The genomic window TCTGGTTCCCTCAGGACTCGTTCATCTGGATGTGAGCGGTCGTAGGAACAGATGATTTCAGCGGTACAGCAACTGTAACAGTAAAACTTAGAAGTGTTTAAAAATCACAACTATGGAcgattcatttcattttgaaacGATAAAAATAACTTAATAACTAAATTCTAAAAGCCTCTTTAGGCACTTGTCCACAATCCTTCCATCCTTCTTCTTAACAGGAAGTCAACTGCACGCTGTTCCTATTGGCCGGCTATGCCAAGTACGGCCGGCCCTACGCCTGGATCCGGTCCAATCACGAGCGCCTGGTGAACATCGGGGGCGTGGACTCAATGGTCCGGGACACGCCCATGAAGCTCCGGTCCATCACCGACTGGCAGACCCAAGGTACGGAAACCTCGCCAGGAATCCTAAACAGACTGCTCTCTAATTGGGTCTCATTGGAAAAAGAAAAGCTCCCCTTTCCCCGAGCGCTAACCCGACGCAGATGTACCCCGCTGCTGTTTCAGTGGAATTACCTTTCAGCCTCCTCTCTGATCAACAATGGATCATCGCGTGTTTACCCCCAGAAAACCTCTCACATTCTCCCCCAACATTACAGCCGTCCAAACAGAAGCCTAATCAGTTCCTCCttcctgttctgtgtgtgtgttccctttcAGAGGTCCGTATCTGGGACGTGGTCAACGAGCTGGTGGGCCTGTGCACTAACCCGTCGCCCTCCAACCCCTTCGCCCTGGACGTGCGCTACGTTCAAAACCTTCCCCTCCCCGAGAGGTTCCTGGTGTCGGGGGCACTTCTCAACTTCCTGGAGACGTACGTGGTCCACGGGAACAAAGACGAGCTGCACTATGACCGAGGTGAGGCCCTGGTTGAACACAGGGGAGTAAACAGTAGTGCTGTGTTATTACCAGCAGGTGGTGCTAGTGAGTTACGATACAATGTTCAGTTTGTATTTTTGGTAATACAATGCATAACACAattaaagtaaaacaaaaaaatcggACTGGATTAAGGGTAGAACAAttatgataatgaatgaatgatgtatTCAAAGCTATTTGCAGTAATCCAACAACTATTGAATAGGTTGACTTCAccaataatgataaaaaaaaaaaggttccaTTACGGGTGTCCACTGTAGCTTCCATTGAGCCTGATCCTCTGACGAACCCGTCCCCcacagtggtggaggaggtgaagccgCTGAGGCGTCTCCACGTCCAGTCCTTACTGGAGTGGCAGAAGTCCAGAACCGGCACCGGACCCCTCAGCCCTCCCACAATGCATCAGTCCTACAGCGTCCAGCCGTCCCCACTCCAGCTCTGATGACTGTAGAAGAGCCTTTCCCGCACTGTTTAACCTGATTGACGTTGTTTTTTGTCTACGATTATGCAGTCAAATTCAGATTTGTGTTACATGCATGTGTCACATGCTTTGAAAAAGGTTTAAAAAGGGA from Gadus morhua chromosome 17, gadMor3.0, whole genome shotgun sequence includes these protein-coding regions:
- the si:dkey-19b23.7 gene encoding uncharacterized protein si:dkey-19b23.7 — protein: MSSKREREQKRKLQHFLTDLALLGSLQGFRYFQPWLRGKEELLLTVVNEDPGRRSPGFVVSRASSGSSAASSTDGSPSSSSVSVEEGDGGDTRPGTPGEICASRSAEAQRDGRGGPTCEDHLLPASPSEREMAVPEVNCTLFLLAGYAKYGRPYAWIRSNHERLVNIGGVDSMVRDTPMKLRSITDWQTQEVRIWDVVNELVGLCTNPSPSNPFALDVRYVQNLPLPERFLVSGALLNFLETYVVHGNKDELHYDRVVEEVKPLRRLHVQSLLEWQKSRTGTGPLSPPTMHQSYSVQPSPLQL